The Gopherus evgoodei ecotype Sinaloan lineage unplaced genomic scaffold, rGopEvg1_v1.p scaffold_34_arrow_ctg1, whole genome shotgun sequence genome window below encodes:
- the LOC115641478 gene encoding transmembrane protein 229B-like, whose protein sequence is MGSRAEPLSPLTRWYIYAIHGYFCEVMFTATWAFVAERDWKFQGVTSVWALFIYGTSSLVLERMYLLLRGRCPLLSRCLCYTLWIYLWEFATGYLLRRFDACPWDYSHFRYHLMGLVTLEYALFWFLGSLLLEKLIIGNTLRLRLEGPGPTAAPAGRFAPHKDA, encoded by the coding sequence ATGGGCAGCCGGGCCGAgcccctgagccccctgacccgCTGGTACATCTACGCCATCCACGGCTACTTCTGCGAGGTGATGTTCACGGCCACCTGGGCCTTCGTGGCCGAGCGGGACTGGAAGTTCCAAGGCGTCACCAGCGTCTGGGCCCTGTTCATCTACGGCACGTCCAGCCTGGTGCTGGAGCGGATGTACCTGCTGCTGCGGGGccgctgccccctgctgagccgcTGCCTGTGTTACACCCTCTGGATCTACCTGTGGGAGTTTGCCACCGGCTACCTGCTGCGCCGGTTCGACGCCTGCCCCTGGGACTACAGCCACTTCCGCTACCACCTCATGGGGCTGGTGACGCTGGAGTATGCCCTCTTCTGGttcctgggctccctgctgctggagaagcTGATCATCGGGAACACCCTGCGGCTGCGGCTGGAGGGGCCCGGCCCCACGGCCGCCCCCGCCGGCCGCTTCGCACCCCACAAGGACGCCTGA
- the LOC115641351 gene encoding mRNA decay activator protein ZFP36L2-A-like codes for MPSDLLTPFVELDEPLCQAFLRLNVGEEPGPAARCPVGYQRAFSACPAAPSGSADPLEDALGASDALWSLPGQWGWAPALPRTSLQCIPFRAERSASVIEGCREGVAAASSRYKTELCRTYEESGVCKYGAKCQFAHGAGELRGLSRHPKYKTELCRTFHTAGFCPYGSRCHFIHNADEQRPPPRLEGRSPSFSRSASLSLLPPAPGSCHCRHPAREPPLAFPATATLGQDGAGGAPATPDAFVFPGQLLLQRSPSSDSLSDQEDSGGSSGSESPGLGPSGRRLPIFSRLSVSD; via the exons ATGCCCTCGGATCTGCTGACCCCCTTCGTGGAGCTGGACGAGCCTCTGTGCCAG GCCTTCCTGAGGCTGAACGTGGGGGAGGAGCCTGGCCCCGCGGCAAGATGCCCGGTGGGATACCAGCGTGCCTTCTCCGCCTGCCCAGCGGCACCGTCCGGCAGCGCTGATCCCCTGGAGGATGCCCTCGGTGCCTCGGATGCCCTCTGGTCTCTCCCCGGCCAGTGGGGCTGGGCCCCGGCGTTGCCCCGCACCAGCCTCCAGTGCATCCCGTTCCGGGCGGAGCGCTCGGCCAGCGTAATCGAGGGCTGCCGGGAGGGGGTGGCCGCCGCCTCGTCTCGCTACAAGACGGAACTGTGCCGCACCTACGAGGAGAGCGGGGTCTGCAAGTACGGGGCCAAGTGCCAGTTCGCCCACGGGGCCGGGGAGCTGCGGGGCCTGAGCCGGCACCCCAAGTACAAGACGGAGCTGTGCCGGACCTTCCACACGGCCGGCTTCTGCCCCTATGGCTCCCGCTGCCACTTCATCCACAACGCTGACGAGCAGCGCCCGCCCCCGCGCCTGGAGGGCcgctccccttccttctcccgCAGTGCCTCCCTGTCGCTCTTGCCACCCGCCCCTGGGTCCTGCCACTGCCGCCACCCTGCCAGGGAGCCCCCCTTGGCCTTCCCGGCCACCGCCACTCTGGGCCAGGACGGAGCAGGGGGGGCCCCGGCCACCCCAGATGCCTTCGTCTTCCCTGGGCAGCTGTTGCTGCAGAGGAGCCCTTCCTCCGACTCCCTCTCAGATCAGGAGGATTCGGGAGGCAGCAGCGGGTCGGAGTCCCCGGGACTGGGGCCCAGCGGGCGCCGGCTCCCCATCTTCAGTCGCCTGTCCGTCTCCGACTAG